A part of Bacillus thuringiensis genomic DNA contains:
- a CDS encoding DUF952 domain-containing protein, protein MITKVITKRNWEIAKVDGGINEASLKEEGFIHCSFLQQALKVAEKHFNHEEDVLLLTIDTSLIKAEIKYELASNGQEYPHVYGVIHIAAIVDVTPFTKEKGEFILLEVQN, encoded by the coding sequence ATGATAACAAAAGTAATAACAAAAAGAAATTGGGAAATCGCAAAGGTTGATGGAGGAATTAATGAAGCTTCACTTAAAGAAGAGGGATTTATTCATTGTTCATTTTTACAGCAAGCTTTAAAAGTTGCTGAAAAACATTTTAATCATGAAGAAGATGTTTTATTACTGACAATCGATACATCCTTAATAAAAGCAGAAATAAAATATGAACTTGCTTCTAACGGTCAAGAATATCCGCATGTATATGGAGTAATTCATATTGCGGCAATTGTAGATGTTACCCCATTTACTAAAGAAAAAGGAGAGTTTATATTATTAGAGGTACAAAATTAA